In Geopsychrobacter electrodiphilus DSM 16401, a single window of DNA contains:
- the tsaB gene encoding tRNA (adenosine(37)-N6)-threonylcarbamoyltransferase complex dimerization subunit type 1 TsaB, producing the protein MKILALDTASSTGSVALLDGSKLIAELLLNIKATHSERLLEQVQQVLHAGALSIDELDLIAVVHGPGSFTGLRIGLATAKGLAQAAHLPVIGVSALQLLAMNLPLCPVPICVFVDARKKEVYTALFHWKNGSPAALGPELVLPPEAALKRLTGPVALVGDAVALYRPLIDNILGERALFPADCHHQPRASAAAVLASGQNHFNGNYGPALLNPIYIRPSDAEINRSKTG; encoded by the coding sequence ATGAAGATTCTTGCCCTAGATACCGCTTCAAGTACCGGTAGTGTCGCTCTTTTGGATGGATCAAAACTGATCGCGGAGCTGTTGCTCAATATCAAGGCGACGCACAGCGAGCGTCTGCTTGAGCAGGTGCAGCAGGTATTGCACGCTGGGGCTCTGTCTATTGACGAGCTTGATTTGATTGCCGTGGTGCACGGGCCTGGTTCTTTTACCGGATTACGTATCGGGTTGGCCACAGCCAAGGGGCTTGCTCAGGCGGCGCATCTGCCTGTGATCGGGGTTTCTGCTTTACAGCTGTTGGCGATGAACCTGCCGCTTTGTCCTGTTCCGATCTGTGTCTTTGTTGATGCCCGTAAAAAAGAGGTCTATACCGCGCTCTTCCACTGGAAGAATGGTTCCCCCGCTGCGCTCGGTCCTGAACTGGTTCTGCCGCCAGAGGCCGCCCTTAAACGACTTACCGGACCCGTCGCTTTGGTCGGTGATGCAGTTGCGCTCTATCGTCCGCTTATCGATAACATACTTGGGGAGCGAGCTCTCTTCCCGGCAGACTGTCATCATCAGCCACGTGCTTCAGCGGCCGCTGTCTTGGCTTCTGGGCAGAATCATTTTAATGGAAACTATGGGCCGGCTCTTCTGAACCCGATTTATATTCGACCTTCAGATGCGGAAATTAATCGATCTAAAACCGGCTGA
- the pssA gene encoding CDP-diacylglycerol--serine O-phosphatidyltransferase, producing MTTEAKPVEKKEPPHRGVYLLPNLITVGSLFAGFYVIILAADGNFERAAWFILVSGVLDGLDGKVARLTGTTSKFGVELDSLADLVAFGVAPGVLMYTWALRGFGKLGWLAAFLFVVCGALRLARFNIQVNTVESKRFVGLPIPAAATIVATCVLLFYEMGGSGTIRQGSIMILIYILAFLMVSNVSYYSFKDPDLFKRQPFFFLVLGIVLLIVIVAQPVVMLFIIGCLYLISGPLWTLKLKKKNKHLESMDPVGDEDLKF from the coding sequence ATGACAACTGAGGCAAAGCCTGTTGAGAAAAAAGAGCCGCCGCATCGTGGTGTCTACCTGTTGCCGAATTTGATTACCGTGGGCAGTTTGTTCGCTGGCTTTTATGTCATTATTCTAGCCGCAGATGGAAATTTCGAACGGGCAGCCTGGTTTATTCTGGTCTCTGGTGTCCTGGATGGGCTCGATGGTAAGGTTGCACGCCTGACCGGCACGACCAGTAAATTCGGGGTCGAACTTGATTCGCTCGCCGACCTGGTCGCCTTTGGCGTCGCCCCCGGGGTTCTGATGTACACTTGGGCTTTGCGTGGATTCGGCAAACTCGGCTGGCTCGCTGCTTTCCTGTTTGTCGTCTGCGGTGCCCTGCGCCTGGCCCGGTTCAATATCCAGGTGAATACGGTTGAGTCAAAACGTTTTGTTGGTTTACCAATTCCAGCTGCTGCAACAATCGTTGCGACCTGTGTTCTTCTTTTCTATGAAATGGGCGGTTCTGGAACCATCCGTCAGGGTTCCATTATGATCCTGATTTATATTCTCGCCTTCCTGATGGTGAGTAATGTCAGCTATTACAGTTTTAAAGACCCCGATCTTTTTAAACGCCAGCCATTCTTCTTTCTGGTCCTTGGAATTGTCCTCTTGATTGTCATTGTCGCACAGCCAGTAGTGATGCTTTTTATTATTGGTTGTCTGTATTTGATCTCAGGTCCGCTCTGGACCTTGAAGCTTAAAAAAAAGAACAAACATCTGGAGAGCATGGATCCTGTCGGGGACGAAGATTTAAAATTTTAG
- a CDS encoding 3-isopropylmalate dehydratase large subunit codes for MGKTIAEKIFAAHLRDEPFEGTRVLSLDRVLCHEITTPVAIADLVWRDKDRVYDRDKIKVVIDHVTPSKDSKTAMQAKILRDWAHRHEIPDFFDVGRNGVCHAIFPEKGFIRPGFTVIMGDSHTCTHGAFGAFAAGVGTTDLEVGILKGVCAFREPASIRININGTLPSGVVAKDVILHVISHLGVNGATDRILEFRGPVVEAMSMEARMTLCNMAIEAGGTCGICMPDMTTVNYLWPFIQNEFGTKQAALAEYSKWISDDAARYDKVLDFDVSGLSPQVTFGYKPDCVKPVAEMAGTRVDQVYIGTCTNGRIEDLREAAAVLKGKKVADSVRGIVSPATPKIFSDALEEGIIQIFMDAGFCVTNPTCGACLGMSNGVLAEDEVCASTSNRNFNGRMGKGGMVHLMSPATAAATAVTGSITDARSL; via the coding sequence ATGGGTAAGACCATAGCTGAAAAGATTTTTGCGGCACATCTGCGTGATGAACCTTTTGAGGGGACACGCGTGCTCAGCCTCGATCGAGTGCTCTGTCACGAAATCACCACTCCGGTCGCGATTGCCGATCTGGTGTGGCGTGACAAAGATCGTGTTTATGACCGTGACAAAATCAAGGTTGTTATCGATCACGTTACGCCATCCAAAGACAGTAAGACCGCAATGCAGGCGAAAATTCTGCGTGACTGGGCGCATCGGCATGAAATCCCTGATTTTTTTGACGTCGGTCGAAACGGCGTCTGCCACGCTATCTTCCCCGAAAAAGGTTTTATCCGGCCAGGATTCACGGTCATCATGGGTGATAGCCACACCTGTACTCATGGGGCATTTGGTGCCTTTGCTGCCGGGGTCGGAACTACTGATCTGGAGGTGGGTATCTTGAAGGGCGTTTGTGCCTTTCGTGAACCGGCATCCATCAGGATTAATATTAATGGCACCCTGCCCTCAGGTGTGGTTGCGAAAGATGTCATCCTGCATGTTATCAGCCACCTCGGTGTCAACGGTGCAACTGACCGCATTCTTGAATTTCGCGGTCCGGTCGTTGAAGCGATGAGCATGGAAGCACGTATGACCCTGTGCAATATGGCAATTGAAGCCGGTGGCACATGTGGGATCTGCATGCCGGATATGACCACGGTTAATTACCTCTGGCCGTTTATTCAAAATGAGTTCGGGACAAAACAAGCTGCCTTAGCGGAGTACTCCAAGTGGATTTCTGACGACGCGGCCAGATACGACAAGGTACTTGATTTTGACGTATCAGGCCTTTCTCCGCAGGTTACTTTCGGCTACAAACCGGACTGCGTGAAGCCGGTCGCCGAAATGGCTGGAACGCGCGTTGACCAGGTCTATATCGGCACCTGTACCAATGGCCGGATTGAAGATCTACGTGAGGCTGCAGCAGTCCTTAAGGGGAAGAAGGTCGCGGATTCGGTGCGCGGTATAGTTTCGCCTGCGACCCCCAAGATTTTCAGTGATGCCCTCGAAGAAGGTATTATCCAGATATTCATGGACGCGGGCTTTTGTGTTACTAACCCGACCTGCGGTGCCTGTCTCGGCATGAGTAATGGTGTCTTGGCTGAAGATGAGGTCTGTGCTTCTACCAGTAACCGCAACTTTAATGGGCGGATGGGTAAGGGTGGTATGGTTCATCTGATGAGCCCGGCTACGGCGGCCGCTACGGCGGTAACTGGCTCAATTACTGACGCGCGCAGTCTTTAA
- the rseP gene encoding RIP metalloprotease RseP, producing MTIISGIIMLGILVFVHELGHYCVARLAGVKILKFSLGFGPKIISKTWGETEYLVCAIPLGGYVQMLGEGGGELGEDAELLPAERERSFADKSVMRRLAIVAAGPMMNLILPFLILPVTYMVGTQIPAYIDQPACVGYVTPGSEAAQAGFLAGDCLQSLNDDQVLTWSDANKELVNFAGEALRFGVVRQGKPMAVVIPAENGSLEGLQSIGILPLQPAVIGSLMPGMPAAAAGLHRGDLILQIAGQKIFSWYDLKRIIQQTEGKEVLLLIERGGQELRMPLQPKLHDSGAWLIGIGPEQQTVNKKFGPLAAIREGAGRTIELIDLTLVFVQKLFTGHVSAKNIGGPITVVQIAGQAAQTDMSAVLSVLAFISIQLGILNLLPIPILDGGHIFFYVFELVFRKPISVRAREILQQIGLALLIMLMILAFYNDLARIFWSS from the coding sequence ATGACCATCATTTCCGGAATTATTATGCTCGGGATTCTGGTCTTTGTGCATGAGCTTGGCCATTACTGCGTTGCCCGCCTTGCCGGGGTAAAAATTCTTAAATTTTCTCTTGGTTTCGGCCCAAAAATCATCTCAAAAACCTGGGGAGAAACGGAATATCTCGTATGCGCCATCCCCCTGGGTGGTTATGTCCAGATGCTCGGTGAGGGGGGTGGGGAACTCGGGGAAGATGCAGAATTGCTCCCGGCGGAGCGCGAGCGATCATTTGCCGACAAATCAGTGATGCGGCGTTTGGCGATTGTTGCTGCCGGGCCAATGATGAATCTTATTCTGCCTTTTTTGATTTTGCCTGTCACCTACATGGTCGGGACGCAGATCCCGGCTTATATTGATCAGCCTGCCTGCGTCGGTTACGTGACACCGGGCTCTGAAGCGGCCCAGGCCGGTTTTCTCGCCGGCGATTGTTTGCAAAGTTTGAACGATGATCAAGTTTTGACCTGGTCCGACGCCAACAAGGAGCTAGTCAATTTTGCAGGGGAGGCGTTGCGCTTCGGGGTTGTCCGTCAAGGCAAACCAATGGCGGTCGTCATTCCTGCCGAAAATGGCAGCCTTGAAGGTCTGCAGTCTATCGGGATACTTCCTTTACAGCCGGCTGTTATCGGCAGTTTGATGCCGGGTATGCCTGCGGCAGCGGCGGGTCTGCACCGTGGTGACCTCATTCTGCAGATCGCCGGGCAGAAAATCTTTTCCTGGTATGATTTGAAGCGCATCATTCAGCAGACCGAAGGCAAGGAGGTTCTCCTCCTTATTGAGCGCGGTGGCCAAGAGTTACGTATGCCATTGCAACCCAAGCTTCATGATAGTGGGGCCTGGCTGATTGGCATCGGGCCGGAGCAGCAGACTGTCAATAAAAAATTCGGCCCGCTGGCCGCCATCCGTGAGGGAGCAGGTCGAACCATAGAACTTATCGATCTGACCCTGGTCTTTGTGCAAAAACTTTTTACCGGGCACGTCTCTGCCAAGAATATTGGCGGCCCGATTACCGTGGTCCAGATCGCTGGGCAGGCCGCCCAAACTGACATGTCAGCAGTGTTGTCGGTGCTGGCGTTTATTTCGATTCAGCTCGGGATTTTGAACCTGTTGCCGATTCCGATTTTGGATGGTGGCCACATTTTCTTTTATGTTTTCGAGTTGGTGTTTCGTAAGCCGATATCGGTTCGCGCTCGTGAAATTCTGCAGCAGATCGGGCTGGCGTTGCTCATCATGCTGATGATTCTGGCCTTCTATAATGATCTGGCGCGGATTTTCTGGTCGAGTTGA
- a CDS encoding DUF465 domain-containing protein, whose protein sequence is MEIAQNILQQLLDTNPRFRLLYEEHSLFEKRLDEFKKKGFLSPQEELEVLNVKKMKLAGKDEMEQLVASTGC, encoded by the coding sequence ATGGAAATAGCTCAGAACATTCTGCAACAACTGTTAGACACCAACCCTCGGTTTCGCCTGCTTTATGAAGAACACTCCCTGTTTGAAAAACGACTGGATGAATTTAAGAAAAAAGGCTTCCTTTCCCCTCAGGAAGAACTTGAAGTATTGAATGTCAAGAAGATGAAGTTAGCGGGCAAGGATGAAATGGAGCAACTCGTCGCGAGCACAGGCTGTTAG
- a CDS encoding 1-deoxy-D-xylulose-5-phosphate reductoisomerase — MSNNNKKALAILGSTGSIGVSTLDIVASFPERYRVVCLTAGSNIRLLREQIVRFRPKRVAVADDVSAELLRHELGHEGPEILCGVDGLVQCATHPEVKMVVSAIVGAAGLVPTMAAVSAGKDIALANKEILVAAGELFMAEVARQGVQLIPVDSEHSAIFQSLAGQRSGDVRRLILTASGGPFRTTSMDELQRVCLKDALAHPNWEMGKKITIDSATMMNKGLEVIEARWLFDLPAEQIAVHIHPQSIVHSLVEYCDGALIAQLGIPDMKTPIAYALSWPERLHLKQKPLDLCLMEDLSFSEPDLQRFPCLSLAYQALERGGTCPAVMNAANEIAVAAFLQEKIGFLQIPQIIAKVMLSHEPKIISALEQVLEADLWGRRCASDLIEEGVNR; from the coding sequence ATGTCCAATAATAATAAAAAAGCACTGGCCATTCTGGGGTCCACCGGCTCTATCGGGGTAAGTACTCTGGATATTGTCGCCTCTTTCCCTGAGCGCTACCGTGTCGTCTGCTTGACCGCTGGATCAAATATCAGACTTCTGCGAGAGCAGATCGTGCGTTTTCGGCCAAAACGAGTTGCAGTCGCTGACGATGTTTCAGCAGAACTACTTCGACATGAACTTGGTCATGAAGGCCCTGAGATACTGTGTGGTGTAGATGGCCTGGTGCAGTGTGCTACGCATCCCGAGGTAAAAATGGTAGTCTCTGCGATTGTTGGGGCAGCTGGCCTTGTTCCCACTATGGCAGCTGTCAGTGCGGGTAAGGACATTGCTCTGGCCAACAAGGAGATTCTGGTTGCTGCAGGAGAACTGTTTATGGCCGAGGTCGCCCGACAGGGTGTGCAATTGATACCGGTCGACAGCGAGCATTCAGCAATATTCCAATCTTTGGCAGGTCAACGAAGCGGGGATGTCCGACGCTTAATTTTGACTGCTTCAGGCGGTCCGTTTCGCACGACCAGCATGGATGAATTGCAACGGGTATGTCTTAAAGATGCCCTGGCGCATCCCAACTGGGAGATGGGGAAAAAGATTACCATTGACTCCGCAACTATGATGAACAAGGGGCTTGAAGTGATCGAGGCACGCTGGCTGTTTGATCTTCCGGCCGAACAGATCGCGGTTCATATTCACCCGCAGAGTATTGTTCATTCATTGGTTGAATATTGTGATGGTGCCTTGATTGCTCAATTGGGTATTCCGGACATGAAGACTCCGATTGCCTACGCGCTCTCCTGGCCGGAACGTCTGCATTTGAAACAAAAACCGCTCGACCTGTGTCTCATGGAGGACCTGAGCTTCTCCGAACCTGACCTGCAGCGATTCCCTTGTTTGTCCCTTGCCTATCAGGCCCTTGAAAGGGGAGGCACTTGTCCCGCCGTAATGAATGCGGCCAATGAAATTGCGGTTGCGGCTTTTCTTCAGGAGAAGATTGGCTTTTTACAAATCCCCCAGATTATTGCCAAGGTCATGCTGAGTCATGAGCCAAAGATCATCAGCGCCCTTGAACAGGTACTTGAAGCTGATCTCTGGGGACGACGCTGTGCATCAGACCTGATTGAAGAAGGAGTAAATCGATGA
- the ilvB gene encoding biosynthetic-type acetolactate synthase large subunit, whose translation MKLTGSQILLESLRLEGVDQVFGYPGGAVINIYDDLYDSQIHHILTRHEQAAVHAADGYARTTGKVGVVIATSGPGATNTVTGIATAYMDSIPMVIITGQVPTALIGNDAFQEADMCGITRPCTKHNFLVQDIRDLPRMIKEAFYIARTGRPGPVLIDLPKDIQVASMKFVYPEAVKMRGYKPTVEGNERQIGKAAQMILKAKRPVLYVGGGATLANVTPELLQLTELLQVPVTTTLMAMAAFPGNHSLSLGMLGMHGTYSANMAVTECDLLVAVGARFDDRVTGRIDAFASKAKIIQFDIDPTSIRKNVRVDLPVVGDLKSVLNSLLTQLKGYPQEVSDMVHNSVNWRADISGWKAKHPLRYTSSESVIKPQYVIEKLSELSAADAIITTEVGQHQMWTAQFFQFRQPRTFLTSGGLGTMGYGLPAALGAQVAFPKRQVIDISGDGSFQMNSQELATLVQYRLPVKIAILNNNYLGMVRQWQQLFFNKRYSQTCMELPIDFVKLAEAYGATGLRTDKVADVEGVITQALEIDGPVLMEFKVCREENVLPMVPAGKGIHEMVLAS comes from the coding sequence TTGAAGTTGACCGGTTCGCAGATTCTTCTGGAAAGCCTGCGCCTTGAAGGGGTTGACCAGGTTTTTGGTTATCCCGGTGGCGCGGTCATCAATATCTATGATGATTTGTATGATTCCCAGATTCACCATATTTTAACGCGTCATGAGCAGGCTGCGGTGCATGCTGCTGATGGGTATGCGCGTACGACGGGGAAGGTCGGTGTGGTTATCGCGACCAGCGGCCCTGGCGCGACCAACACCGTTACTGGAATAGCAACTGCCTATATGGACTCGATTCCGATGGTGATTATTACCGGGCAGGTGCCGACTGCGCTGATTGGTAATGATGCTTTTCAAGAAGCGGATATGTGCGGTATTACGCGCCCCTGTACCAAACATAACTTTCTGGTGCAGGATATTCGCGATCTGCCGCGAATGATCAAGGAAGCTTTTTACATTGCTCGTACCGGTCGACCAGGTCCGGTTTTGATTGACCTGCCGAAAGACATTCAGGTTGCCTCGATGAAGTTTGTTTACCCTGAAGCAGTCAAGATGCGCGGTTATAAGCCCACGGTCGAGGGAAATGAACGCCAGATCGGCAAGGCCGCACAGATGATTCTCAAAGCAAAGCGTCCGGTGTTATATGTTGGTGGCGGGGCGACCCTGGCGAATGTCACCCCGGAGTTGTTACAGTTGACAGAGCTGCTCCAGGTCCCTGTCACCACGACTTTAATGGCGATGGCGGCTTTCCCTGGTAACCATTCTCTGTCTCTGGGTATGCTCGGCATGCACGGTACCTATTCCGCAAATATGGCTGTGACGGAATGTGATCTGCTGGTGGCGGTCGGCGCCCGTTTCGATGACCGTGTAACTGGTCGCATTGATGCTTTCGCGAGTAAAGCCAAGATTATCCAGTTTGATATCGATCCAACGTCTATTCGTAAAAATGTGCGCGTTGACCTGCCGGTCGTCGGGGACTTGAAGTCTGTTTTAAACTCTCTGCTGACTCAACTGAAGGGGTATCCGCAAGAAGTCTCCGATATGGTTCACAATTCAGTCAACTGGCGGGCAGACATTAGCGGTTGGAAGGCGAAACATCCGTTGCGATATACTTCTTCTGAGTCAGTTATCAAGCCACAGTATGTCATTGAAAAACTTTCCGAACTGAGCGCTGCAGATGCCATTATCACGACTGAAGTCGGACAACATCAGATGTGGACTGCTCAGTTTTTTCAGTTTCGTCAGCCCCGGACTTTTTTGACTTCAGGTGGGCTTGGGACTATGGGCTATGGATTACCCGCGGCGTTAGGTGCTCAGGTTGCGTTTCCGAAGCGCCAGGTCATCGATATCTCGGGGGATGGCTCTTTTCAGATGAATTCGCAAGAGTTGGCTACTCTGGTTCAGTACCGTTTGCCGGTTAAAATTGCCATTTTAAACAACAATTATCTCGGAATGGTGCGTCAGTGGCAGCAACTTTTTTTCAATAAACGTTACAGTCAGACCTGTATGGAGTTGCCGATCGATTTTGTTAAATTGGCCGAGGCCTATGGGGCAACAGGTTTGCGGACTGATAAGGTCGCGGATGTCGAAGGCGTAATCACGCAGGCGCTTGAAATCGATGGCCCGGTTTTGATGGAATTTAAGGTCTGTCGCGAAGAGAATGTTCTGCCGATGGTTCCTGCGGGCAAGGGGATTCACGAAATGGTTCTGGCTTCTTGA
- the ilvN gene encoding acetolactate synthase small subunit: protein MKHTISVLVENEFGVLARVSGLFSGRGFNIESLSVAPTLEPDTSRMTIVTRGDDRVLEQITKQLNKLISTIKVVDFTDEEYVARELALIKVTAESESRAEVLRIVDIFRAKVVDVTARSYTVEMTGAPAKIDAVLQLLTPMGIKEVVRSGPVVIGRGAKGVTG from the coding sequence ATGAAACACACAATATCTGTGTTGGTCGAAAATGAGTTCGGTGTGCTGGCTCGGGTGTCGGGGCTCTTTTCTGGACGTGGTTTTAACATTGAGAGCCTATCGGTTGCACCTACACTGGAACCAGACACCTCACGAATGACCATCGTTACGCGTGGTGATGACCGAGTCCTGGAGCAGATAACCAAGCAATTGAATAAATTAATTTCAACGATCAAGGTTGTCGATTTCACCGATGAAGAGTACGTTGCTCGTGAGTTGGCTCTTATTAAGGTGACCGCTGAATCAGAGTCGCGTGCAGAGGTTCTGAGAATCGTAGATATTTTTCGCGCCAAAGTGGTTGATGTCACAGCCCGATCCTATACGGTTGAGATGACAGGTGCCCCTGCTAAGATTGATGCGGTTTTACAACTGTTGACGCCGATGGGGATTAAAGAGGTTGTGCGTTCGGGTCCGGTTGTCATCGGCCGTGGTGCCAAAGGGGTCACTGGCTAG
- a CDS encoding 2-isopropylmalate synthase, translated as MANTERIIVFDTTLRDGEQSPGASMNIEEKLRIAHQLEKMNVDVIEAGFPIASDGDFEAVRKIAQTIKGPQIAGLSRSSELDINRAWEALKYAGERGRIHTFIATSDIHMKYKLKMSDQEVLDGAVKAVQLAASYTPNVEFSAEDAVRTRLPFLAQVIKAVIEAGATTVNIPDTVGYTVPSEYFDMIRYLKQNVSNIDKAIISVHCHNDLGLAVANSLAAVQAGARQVECTINGIGERAGNCSLEEIVMVLRTRQDILAYSTDVMTEQIVPASKLLSTITGIQVQQNKAVVGANAFAHEAGIHQHGVMMEKSTYEIMTPESVGLNQNKLVLGKHSGRHAFNDRLKSLGYDLNREESEKAFVRFKSLADKKKEIFDEDLDAIVADEVLRVPETFKLLQMNISCGSFATPTATVEMEIGGKVKKVAVLGDGPVDATFKAIKKLTKSQAKLLNFSVGAITGGTDAQGECTVRLVEDGRETLGAGAHPDIIVASAKAYINALNKIAGKAIASMKSPV; from the coding sequence ATGGCGAACACTGAGAGAATTATTGTTTTTGATACAACCTTACGCGACGGTGAACAGTCTCCCGGCGCCAGCATGAATATCGAAGAAAAGTTGCGTATTGCCCATCAACTCGAAAAAATGAATGTTGATGTTATCGAGGCCGGGTTCCCCATCGCTTCTGATGGGGATTTTGAAGCGGTCCGGAAGATTGCGCAAACGATCAAAGGACCACAAATTGCCGGTTTGTCCCGCTCGAGTGAACTCGATATTAACCGCGCCTGGGAAGCGTTAAAATATGCCGGCGAGCGTGGAAGAATTCACACTTTTATTGCCACCAGCGATATCCACATGAAATATAAGCTCAAAATGAGCGATCAGGAAGTTTTGGACGGCGCAGTCAAGGCAGTTCAACTGGCCGCCAGCTATACGCCGAACGTTGAATTCTCCGCTGAAGATGCTGTCCGGACCCGCCTGCCGTTTTTGGCTCAGGTGATCAAGGCTGTTATCGAAGCTGGCGCTACAACGGTCAATATCCCCGACACCGTCGGGTATACCGTTCCGTCCGAGTATTTCGATATGATCCGCTACCTCAAGCAGAACGTCAGCAACATTGATAAGGCGATTATTTCGGTTCACTGCCATAACGATCTCGGATTGGCCGTGGCAAACTCACTAGCTGCAGTTCAGGCGGGGGCACGCCAGGTCGAATGTACCATCAATGGCATCGGCGAGCGGGCCGGAAATTGCAGCCTCGAAGAGATTGTCATGGTTTTGCGGACACGGCAGGATATCCTCGCCTATTCAACCGACGTGATGACTGAGCAGATCGTCCCTGCAAGTAAATTACTCTCGACAATCACAGGGATTCAGGTTCAACAAAACAAGGCGGTTGTCGGTGCGAATGCTTTTGCCCATGAGGCTGGCATTCATCAGCATGGTGTCATGATGGAAAAATCGACTTATGAAATCATGACCCCGGAGTCGGTCGGCCTCAATCAGAACAAACTCGTTCTTGGCAAGCACAGCGGGCGACACGCTTTTAATGATCGGCTCAAGAGCCTTGGTTATGATCTGAATCGTGAGGAGAGTGAAAAGGCTTTCGTGCGGTTTAAATCATTGGCCGACAAGAAAAAAGAAATCTTTGATGAAGACCTTGATGCCATTGTCGCCGATGAGGTTTTGCGCGTTCCCGAAACATTTAAATTATTGCAGATGAATATCAGCTGTGGCTCCTTTGCTACTCCGACCGCGACCGTTGAAATGGAAATCGGGGGCAAGGTTAAGAAGGTAGCCGTCTTGGGGGATGGTCCGGTTGATGCGACCTTTAAGGCCATCAAAAAATTAACTAAGAGTCAGGCGAAGTTGCTCAATTTTTCGGTCGGCGCAATAACCGGGGGGACTGATGCGCAGGGAGAATGTACCGTGCGTCTGGTCGAAGATGGGCGTGAAACATTGGGTGCCGGAGCGCATCCCGATATTATCGTTGCCAGTGCAAAGGCTTATATCAATGCATTGAACAAGATTGCCGGAAAAGCGATTGCGAGTATGAAATCACCCGTTTAA
- a CDS encoding phosphatidylserine decarboxylase family protein codes for MRNANLPVAQEGYPFIGLFAFITLIFALLGWGFLAVILLALTLFTIYFFRNPERNPPPGEGLVIAPADGEVIFVGNVEENHYSMGPVQKISIFMSVFNVHINRVPLSGKVVDMFYRRGEFFNASLDKASEQNEQGGILLEDEKGRRILFVQIAGLIARRIVTYPVIGDLLRVGQRYGLIRFGSRVDVYLPTDCSIQVSLGDKTIAGESILGRWNDN; via the coding sequence ATGCGAAATGCCAATCTACCCGTTGCCCAAGAAGGTTATCCTTTTATCGGACTGTTCGCCTTTATCACTCTGATCTTTGCCCTGCTCGGGTGGGGTTTTCTGGCGGTGATCCTCCTTGCGTTGACACTTTTTACCATCTATTTCTTTCGCAATCCTGAGCGTAATCCCCCACCAGGTGAAGGACTGGTCATTGCTCCAGCGGACGGTGAGGTCATCTTTGTCGGAAATGTCGAAGAAAATCATTATTCTATGGGGCCGGTACAAAAAATCAGCATCTTCATGTCGGTATTTAACGTTCATATCAATCGCGTGCCACTGAGCGGTAAAGTGGTAGATATGTTTTATCGGCGCGGCGAATTTTTTAACGCTTCACTGGATAAAGCGAGTGAGCAGAATGAGCAAGGCGGCATCCTGCTTGAAGATGAAAAGGGGCGCCGGATTCTGTTTGTCCAAATTGCAGGTTTGATCGCCCGGCGGATCGTTACCTATCCTGTCATTGGTGACCTCCTCAGGGTCGGGCAACGCTATGGTTTGATTCGCTTCGGCTCACGGGTAGATGTTTATCTTCCTACTGACTGTAGCATTCAGGTCAGCCTGGGGGATAAAACGATCGCCGGAGAGTCAATTCTCGGGAGATGGAATGACAACTGA